From a single Ooceraea biroi isolate clonal line C1 chromosome 12, Obir_v5.4, whole genome shotgun sequence genomic region:
- the LOC113563148 gene encoding uncharacterized protein LOC113563148: MTEILNIGNKPIFDDRIVKIETHTYNPFANTTFEHSDEIRIPIQQQDLYTLPHENFLYIEGKFTVQNRLDGTILRLGNNCVAFMFDEIRYELDGVEIDRNRNVGITSTLKNYTTLSPNRALILTNGGWDIAYQRVVEGDFNFCMPLNMLLGFCEDYKRVMINARHELILIRLRNDNNCV, translated from the coding sequence atgacCGAGATCCTCAACATCGGGAACAAGCCGATCTTCGACGATCGCATCGTCAAGATCGAGACTCACACGTACAATCCGTTCGCCAACACAACGTTCGAACACAGCGACGAGATAagaatacccatacagcaacAAGATCTGTACACGCTACCACATGAAAATTTTCTGTACATCGAGGGCAAATTCACGGTGCAGAACAGACTCGACGGCACGATTCTAAGGCTGGGAAATAACTGCGTGGCGTTCATGTTTGATGAGATTCGCTACGAACTTGACGGCGTGGAGATTGATCGCAACAGAAATGTTGGCATAACCAGCACGCTCAAAAACTATACGACGTTATCACCCAATAGAGCTCTAATCCTGACCAATGGCGGGTGGGACATTGCGTATCAACGTGTAGTGGAGGGAGATTTCAACTTTTGCATGCCTCTCAACATGCTGCTAGGCTTTTGTGAGGATTACAAACGCGTGATGATCAACGCTCGTCACGAACTGATTCTGATACGATTGCGCAACGACAACAATTGTGTCTAG
- the LOC113563149 gene encoding uncharacterized protein LOC113563149 has translation MPHVLLDEVTKLSMLRTLESGRYLSMGFRSWDLYEYPLLQSTTKHSWAIKTAPQLEKPRYVIFALQTGRKNVPNEDITVFNDCKLINVKLYLNSECYPYDDMNLDFDRGRYAILYEMYSRFRKAYYGCDCDETFLTTINFLIRGPFVVIDCSRQKESIKSATVDVRLEFDCKENVPDNTTAYCLIIHDRVVEYSPLTNVVSRIT, from the coding sequence ATGCCGCACGTGCTGTTGGATGAAGTCACTAAGCTATCGATGCTGCGCACCTTGGAGAGCGGACGATACCTCAGCATGGGGTTCCGATCGTGGGACCTGTACGAGTATCCACTGCTTCAGAGCACGACCAAGCACTCGTGGGCTATTAAGACCGCGCCGCAACTTGAGAAGCCGCGATACGTGATCTTCGCGTTGCAGACTGGACGAAAAAATGTACCGAACGAAGACATTACCGTATTCAACGACTGCAAACTCATCAACGTGAAACTGTATCTGAACTCGGAATGTTATCCGTACGACGACATGAATTTGGATTTCGACAGAGGCAGATATGCCATCCTTTACGAGATGTACTCGCGTTTCCGTAAGGCGTATTATGGATGTGATTGCGACGAAACGTTCCTGACCACTATCAATTTCCTTATTCGCGGACCTTTCGTGGTTatcgattgttcgcgacaGAAAGAGTCGATCAAGAGCGCCACCGTGGACGTGCGCTTGGAATTTGATTGCAAGGAGAACGTACCGGATAATACGACGGCCTACTGTCTCATCATACACGATCGCGTGGTCGAATACAGCCCGTTGACCAACGTTGTGAGCAGAATCACCTAA